The following are from one region of the Candidatus Shapirobacteria bacterium genome:
- a CDS encoding PHP domain-containing protein, translating to MKRNLSLPLLVAIFTFVFLQAPLKVSAQSRPAFSGLNFYYGDLHAHSGYSSDGVGRPETAYDNAINNRNDFFALTEHDEAFVTNPDLCLKAVDSSKIGTPQFQCAQRETVGTTQ from the coding sequence ATGAAAAGAAATCTCTCACTACCTCTGTTAGTTGCAATTTTTACCTTCGTTTTTTTGCAAGCCCCTCTCAAAGTCTCCGCCCAGAGCCGCCCCGCATTTTCCGGCCTCAATTTTTATTACGGTGATCTCCACGCCCACAGCGGCTATTCTTCCGACGGCGTCGGCCGGCCAGAAACTGCCTACGACAACGCCATAAACAACAGAAACGACTTTTTTGCCCTCACCGAACACGACGAAGCCTTTGTTACCAATCCCGACCTCTGTCTCAAGGCCGTCGACAGCTCCAAAATCGGTACCCCTCAGTTTCAGTGCGCTCAAAGAGAAACCGTTGGCACTACCCAATAA